GCGCCCACACGTCCGCGCTGTCCCCCGCGACCATGAAGGGGAGATCTCCCTTCAGGCGAACACCCACCTCGGCGGCTGCCCGTCGTGCCGCGTTCCACTGCTCGGCCGCGAGCCACTGCACGTATTCGTGGAACAGGCGGTTCCGCTCGAGCTGATGCGCGGCCGCCGCCACGGCCGCCGGCTCGCGGTCGCGGAGCGGCCGCTCCCATAGCGTCCAGGGCCGCTCGCCACGGCTCTCCTTGCAGGCCCGGAAGAGCGAGTAGTCCGCGAGCCAGTCGGCTTCTGCTGCCCGGAAGCGCTCGAAGGCGGCCGCCCGCTCGCCGCCGCCCCGCCACTCGGTCGCGAGGAAGCGTTCGAAGGCGATCTCGAGCGCGCGGCGCTTCACGGCGCGGACGGCGTCGTAGTCGATGTTCGCGTGTTCCCGGGCTGCCTCCAGGCGAGCACGGTCGCCGGATGCCAGTGCTTCCTCGCCGCCCACGGCCACGAAGTCTTCCACCTCCCGCAGCGCGAGATAGATGGAATCGATCGCGAAGGCGCTGAGCGCGGCATAGGGGCTGCGTTCCCCCGGCGAGGTCTCGACGATCGGCAAGAGCTGGAGGAGCCCGTGGCCGGCGGCCGCGAGCCAGCGGACCAGCGGCGCCAGATCGGCGATCTCGCCAATGCCCCAGTCGCGTTGCCCGCGAACGGAGAACAGCGGCAGCAGGATGCCGGCCTCCCGGCGGCCTTCGGACATGGCGAGCTTCAGCGGGCGATGCGGCTCTCGGCGACGCCGTACAGGCGACGCAGGTCCATGATCCCCGTGACCTGGCCGGTATGTCCGGGCGGCTGCGCGAGCATCCACAGCGCGGCTTCAGCACCGACCTCCGTCGGCTCCCACTCGGAGTGGTCGAGCCCGGGAGTGTTGTAAACGAACCCCTCGGAGGCGATCGGCACGTCGATGCGGAGGCAATTGACGGCGATGCCGTCGGGCGCGAGCTCCTGGGCGGCGCCGGTGGTCAGCCTTTCGAGCGCCGCCTTGGAAACGCCGTAGACGAGCATCCCCCGGATCGGCAGCACCGCCGCGGCCGAGGAGATGTTGAGGATCTTCCCCGCTCCGCTCGCCTTCATCGCAGGCAGCGCCGCGCGCATGGCGAGCAGCGGCGCGCGCAGGTTCACCTCCATCACCAGGTCCCACCGCTTGACCGGCAGCGCGAGGTCGCCGTCGAAGGTGATGGCCGCGTTGTTCACGAGGATGTCGAGGCGGCCGAAGGCGTCGAGCGCGCGCGCGACCATCGCTTCGGGCTCGCCGGGCCGCGAGAGGTCGGTCGGGATGGCGACGCCCCGCCGGCCGCGCGCCTGGATCTCCCGCACCGTCTCGTCGATCGTGCCAGGGAGCTTGACCGGCGCGGCGTCGGTCGCACGGGCGGCGCAGGCGACGTCGGCACCCGCCTCGGCCAGGGCGATGGCGAGCGCGCGGCCGACGCCGCGGCTGGCACCGGTGACGAGGGCCACCTGGCCGGTGAAGTCGGGACGAAACGCGGGGCTCATGGAGACCCCATCTAGCGGTCCGCGCGCCAGTGTGCGAGAGCCGACGGCGGGCGTGGTTCCGGCGCACGGCGCGCATACCGGGAAATCGCTATTGACGGCGAGACGCCGGCAGGACGGAGTTCGGTGCACTTGCGGGACGAAGTGAGGGAAGAGCGATGCAGACCAAGGGAATCACGCGCCGCGGCCTGATCGGCGGTGCGGCGGCCGGCGCGGCGATCGCCGCGCTGCCAAAGTCCGGTCGCGCGGCGGTGCGCTCCGCCAACGTGATCGTGGTCGGCGCGGGCCTCGCCGGGCTGACGGCGGCCCGCGAGATCGTCAAGGCCGGCCGCTCGGTGATCGTGCTCGAGGCCCGCGACCGGGTCGGAGGCCGCGTGCTCAACCAGCCGCTCGACGTCGGCGACTACGCCGAGCTCGGCGGCATGTTCACGGGGCCGACGCAGGACCACATCCAGGCGCTGGCCGCGGCGGTGGGCGTCGGGACCTTCCCGACCTACAACACCGGCAACAACGTCTTCTTCGGCCCCCGAGGACGCGAGGAGTTCCCGAACAACACGCCCTTCGGCACGGCTCCGCCCGATCCCGTCGTCGCCGGCGACATCGCGGTCGCGGTCACGGAGCTCGACCAGATGTCGACGAGCGTGCCCGTCGACCAGCCCTGGACCGCCTCCAGCGCCGACGACTGGGACCGGCAGACGCTCGACGCGTGGCTGCGCGCGAACACGAGCGGCAACGCCGAGTTCATGGCGGTCACGTCGGCGGCCACCGAGGCGATCTTCGGCTGCGAGGCGCGCGAGCTGTCCCTTCTCTACACGCTCTTCTACATCGCCGCCTCGGGGAACGAGCAGAACGCCGGAACCTTCGAGCGCAACTTCAACACCGCCGGCGGCGCGCAGGAAAGCCGCTTCGTCGGGGGCGCGCAGACGATCGCCCTGCGGGTCGCCTCGCAGCTCGGCCGGCGCGTCGTGCTGAACGCGCCGGTGCGCCGCATCGCGCAGTCGTCCTCCGGCGTGACCGTCGTCACCGACGGCTTCAGCGCGACCGCGCAGCGCGTGATCGTCGCCATCCCGCCCACCCTCGCCGGACGTATCGACTACGACCCGCCCATGCCCCCGCTCCGCGATCAGCTCGTCCAGCACATGCCGCAGGGCACGCTGATGAAGTTCGAGGCGATCTACGACACGCCCTTCTGGCGCGCGCAGGGTCTCTCGGGTCAGGCGGTGAGCGAGATCGGCCCGATCAAGGTCACCTTCGACACGTCGCCGGCCGATGCGTCCTTCGGGATCCTGATGGGCTTCATCGGCGGGCACGAGGCCCGCGTATGGGAGAATCGCTCGGCCGACGAGCGCCGCGCCGCCGCGCTGCAGAACCTGGCGAACTACTTCGGGAGCGCAGCGCTCAACCCCCGGGAGATCGTCGAGTTCAACTGGTCTGCCGAGGTGTGGAACCGCGGCTGTCCGGTTGCCGTGCTCGGACCCGGGACGCTGATCGACTTCGGGACCGCGCTGCGCACCCCGGTCGGCCGCATCCACTGGGCCGGCACCGAGACCTCGACGTTCTGGAACGGCTACATGGACGGCGCGGTGCGCTCGGGCGAGCGGGCCGCGCAGGAAGTGCTGGCAGCACTGTAGGGCCCGGCTTGCGAGCCGACGGCGCGCCGTGCAATGCGCGGGCATGAGCACCGCCGTCGGCTGGGAGATCGTCGATCCGGTCTACTAGGGCGTAGGTCTGGTTCCGGCAGGCCGACGGCCGGTCCGTCAGCCGGGCAGCCTGCGGCCAAACTTCTGACTGCGAGCGCCATCCGCCTTGGCATCGACGCGGGCGCGCGCGCCGCAGCCGCGTCCGGCATGCCGCGTGCTTCCACGGCGGGATGCTCCGACCCCGCGTGCTCTGCCTGGTCGGCGGCCTGATTGCGCTGCTGGCGGTCGCGGCCACGTCGGCCACCGACACGGACGGCGACGGCGTCGCAGACCAGGTGGACAACTGCCCCGCCGTGTCCAACCCCGGGCAGTTCGACACCGACGGGGACGGCATCGGCAACGCCTGCGACAATTGCCTCCGCGCGACCAATCCGGATCAGGCGGACGCCGACGGCGACGGCGTCGGCGACGCCTGCGACCGCTGTCCCGACACGGAGCCCGACCTGCTCGCGGCGTACGGGTCGCTGCGCGACGCCGTCGACCTCCAGGGCTGCAGCCTGAGCCAGCGTTGCCCGTGCGACGGGCCCGCAGGACGCGACGTCACTTGGCGGACGCGCCGACTCTACCTCGCGTGTGTCCGGCGAGCCGTGCACGCCCTCTGGCGGCTCGCCCGCGTGGACTACGCGGAGCGGATCGCGCTCGTGAAACTCACCGCACGGTCGGACTGCGGCACGGTGCACGGCCAGCCCGGCGATCGCGATGGCGATGGAGTGCCCGACGACGGTGACGAGAGCGGCCTCGCCGGCGACTCGCCGTGCACGGGAGGCCGCACCACCGGCTGCGACGACAACTGCCCGCGCGTCCGCAACCCCGGGCAGGCGGATCTGGACGGGGACGGGATCGGCGACGCGTGCGACGACGACATGGACGGGGACGGGGTGCCGAACGCGCGCGACGACTGCCCGCGCG
This window of the Deltaproteobacteria bacterium genome carries:
- a CDS encoding flavin monoamine oxidase family protein: MQTKGITRRGLIGGAAAGAAIAALPKSGRAAVRSANVIVVGAGLAGLTAAREIVKAGRSVIVLEARDRVGGRVLNQPLDVGDYAELGGMFTGPTQDHIQALAAAVGVGTFPTYNTGNNVFFGPRGREEFPNNTPFGTAPPDPVVAGDIAVAVTELDQMSTSVPVDQPWTASSADDWDRQTLDAWLRANTSGNAEFMAVTSAATEAIFGCEARELSLLYTLFYIAASGNEQNAGTFERNFNTAGGAQESRFVGGAQTIALRVASQLGRRVVLNAPVRRIAQSSSGVTVVTDGFSATAQRVIVAIPPTLAGRIDYDPPMPPLRDQLVQHMPQGTLMKFEAIYDTPFWRAQGLSGQAVSEIGPIKVTFDTSPADASFGILMGFIGGHEARVWENRSADERRAAALQNLANYFGSAALNPREIVEFNWSAEVWNRGCPVAVLGPGTLIDFGTALRTPVGRIHWAGTETSTFWNGYMDGAVRSGERAAQEVLAAL
- a CDS encoding SDR family NAD(P)-dependent oxidoreductase, producing the protein MSPAFRPDFTGQVALVTGASRGVGRALAIALAEAGADVACAARATDAAPVKLPGTIDETVREIQARGRRGVAIPTDLSRPGEPEAMVARALDAFGRLDILVNNAAITFDGDLALPVKRWDLVMEVNLRAPLLAMRAALPAMKASGAGKILNISSAAAVLPIRGMLVYGVSKAALERLTTGAAQELAPDGIAVNCLRIDVPIASEGFVYNTPGLDHSEWEPTEVGAEAALWMLAQPPGHTGQVTGIMDLRRLYGVAESRIAR